Sequence from the uncultured Bacteroides sp. genome:
TTATGGTACCACTGTCTGATAGCACCGCCTTCGCATTCATCTGAAGACAATTATAATCAGTCAACCCCATTGGCTTCATCAGCCTTACCATTTCATGAAACTTAATTCTTTTTTCCTCTATCATCTTCCGAGTTCTGGGGTGACACGATACTATCACCGGCAAGTTGTAGTTCACTGCCACACAGTTCAGCATCTTCACCAGATTCAGAAAGTTCTTTTCAGATTCAATATTTTCCTCCCTATGTGCCGACACAACAAAGAATCTCCTTTTCTGCAATTCCAGTCTTTCCAGAATATCCGATTCCTTTATCTTGGGCAGATACCTATTCAGCACCTCAAACATAGGACTTCCCGTCTTTATAATCCTGTCGGCAGACAATCCTTCCTTCAGCAGATATTCTCTGGAAATGGAACTGTAAGTCATATTTATATCTGAAATATGATCCACAATCTTCCGGTTAGTCTCCTCAGGTACCCGTTCATCAAAGCAACGGTTACCGGCTTCCATATGAAAAACAGGAATGTGACGTTTCTTGGCTGCAATGGCACATAAGCAGGAATTAGTATCTCCAAGCACTAAAAAAGCATCAGGTTTCACAATCTCCAATACAGGATCAATAGTAATCAATATATTGCCAGCCGTTTCAGCAGCATTCTTTCCTGCTGCATTTAGAAAATAATCCGGTTTCCTAAGCTCCAGATCCTTAAAGAAAACCTCATTAAGCTCATAATCATAATTCTGTCCTGTATGAACCAGAATGTGCTCTATCGCCTCACTGGCATCCAGTTTCTGCAGTACACATGACAGTCTGATAATCTCAGGACGTGTTCCCACAACAGTCAACACCTTTAGTCTTTTCATATTCTACACAGTTTCAAAATATGTATCCCCGTCTTTTGGGTTAAACCACTCATTTATCCAGAATTGAGTATAAAGATCCTCTTCACCTATATTTGTAATATTGTGAGTGTACCAAACAGGTATATCCACATAACCTGGCTCCTTTCCGTCCAGATAAAAATCAATCACCTTATCGGTCCCAATCCTGCGGAGTTGAATCCGGGCCTTGCCTTTAATAACAGTAAACCTCTCCACTTTTCTGGTATGAAAATGATTTCCCCGGATAGCCTCAGGTACTGTTGTTGAGAATGATACCTGTCCACCAACTCCCAATCTCAGTGTTTCCACAAAGATTCCCCTGTTATCAGCATATTTCTGCAGCTTTACAGGGAAATGGTTTTCATAATCAATGTAGCTGCGATATGTATTAAAAAGGTTCACATCATTTATGTCATTCAATTCAGGGATAATTCCCTGATCAAAATACATATCTTTAAAACTCTTCAGCTGAGACAGAATATCAGAAACCTTTCTCTCTAAATCAAAAGGAACAAAATCCTTTTCAATCACCCCTTGCAAAACACCCTTTACCAGTCTTATCTTTTTCACAATGTAGCTACACAATTTCCATATATAAATCAGTCTCACACTATTATCTTCTATGATCTCCGGTTCCTCTCCATGGGTCAGCTTGTAACAAAAAGTCCCTATAAAAGAGTTGTAATCAGGTTTTCCAAACGGGCCATAAACATTAGGCACTACTAATCCCGAAAAACCACCTTTACTTCTTTCCGCCCATTTTTCAAACAGAATTCTACCTTCTCGTTTTGATTTACCATATCCTTTGTCAAGTTCCTCCTGAGTAGAAGAAGAGAATAACACATGAGGCGCTACCTCTTCAGCCTCCATAGCACTTATTAGTTGCTTCACCAGCTGCATGTTCGTTTCATAAATCACCCCATCATCAATATGTCTGTTCATGGCAGCCAGATGTACAATCACATCACAGTTCCTAACAAACACACGAAGCTTTTTATCATCCTTAAAAAAGGCATCTTCGAAAGGCACCCTTTCAAACTCATCCTTCATCAGTCCCATCACATTATGCAGATGAGTACCCACAAATCCTGACTGACCAGTTATTCCTACCTTTATCATTTCATTTACTAATCAAGTTGAAGATCCTTACGAATAAAATCAAGTTTAAGAAGAAGTTCTTTCATACTCTCCACACTCAGCCTGATTGTATTATGAGAATGATAATCCATCACACTCTTCTCAATATCTTTCCCCTCAATAAAATATTTGTCATAATTCAAATCACGTCCGTCACACGGAATGCGGAAATACTCATCCATATTCTCAGCCTTAGCCATCTCCTCCCTGGTAACAAGTGATTCATAAAGCTTTTCTCCGTGTCGTGTACCAATAACCCTAATTTCTGACTTCGCTCCATAAAGTTCAATAATAGCCTTTGCCAGAGTTCCTATCGTTGCTGCGGGAGCCTTCTGAATAAATAAATCACCATTTCTCCCATGTTCGAAAGCAAAAAACACAAGATTCACAGCATCATCCAGTGTCATCATAAAGCGTGTCATGTTCGGATCTGTCACCGTCAGATCCAGCCCTTTTTTCACCTGATCAACGAACAGAGGGATTACTGATCCTCTGCTTGCCATCACATTGCCATAACGAGTGCAGCAAATGGTTGTTACCGACTTCTCGCCCAATGAACGTGCCTTTGCCACAGCTACCTTCTCCATCATTGCTTTGGATATTCCCATAGCATTAATCGGATAACAAGCCTTATCGGTAGAAAGCACAACAACGTTTTTCACTCCATGTTCCACAGCCGATTCGAGTACATTGTCCGTACCAATTACATTAGTGTGCACAGCCTGCATAGGAAAAAACTCGCACGATGGAACCTGCTTCAATGCCGCGGCAGAAAATATATAATCTACCCCCTTCATTACACTGTCTACTGAGCTCTTGTCCCTTACATCGCCAATATAAAATTTTACTTTCTGGTTTTGCAGCCTATGGCGCATGTCATCCTGCTTCTTCTCATCACGCGAGAAAATACGGATTTCCCTGACATCAGAATCAAGCAATCTCTTCAAAACAGCATTCCCAAAAGAACCTGTTCCTCCTGTAATTAACAGAACTTTATCACTAAATAATGACATACATATTTATATTAGTTATTTACCTTTATCAAATCATTGTAAAGTTTCAGATACTCCTCATACCTGTCGCTTTTATCAAAAAAAGTTAAAGCTCTCTTTCTGCATACATTACTGTAAAAAGTTTTTCCTTTTTCCCTCACAACATTCACAGCATCAATAATACCGTCAATATCACCCTGTTCAACAACAAATCCGGTTTCCGGAGTCACAGCATCAGCACTACCCCCTGTCCTGTAGGTCAGCACAGGGGTTCCGCAAGCCAGTGCCTCCAGATTGGTTGTTGGAAATGTATCTTCCCAGGTAGGATTCAAAAATAAATCCGCAGCCGAGTATATTGCTGCCAGCCGCTTAACATCCTCAGTTCTGGGTAGTCCTGTCACATTTACGGGAAGTTGCTTTATCTGTTCACTATTCAGTCCCACCATCAGCAGCCTGCAGCCCTTGGGCAGAAACTGACTCAATATCATAAAATCATCAAAACCTTTTCTCTTTCCCCACACACTTGCCATTCCAAGAATTAAAAAAGAATCGCCTATTTTCAGTTCTGCTCTTATCTGCTGCCCTGATCCGGGTGAAAAAACATCAGTATCAATTCCGTTATTTATCACCTTTACAGGATATTCTGACAAGTACGAACCTTTTACCACTCCACTCAGCCATTCAGACACAGGAACCAGCGTCATATTTGCTACTGAATTAAAAAGCTTTTTTTTGAGAATATAGTTTTTTTCAGACCTGTCCACATAAAAACTTGCCGGATACTCTCTAGTCAGCGGACATTCAAAACACAATCCAATCCACTTATCACATCCTGCCCGTTCAAAATGAGTACAGTGCCCCGTCATCGGCCAGCAATCATGCAACGTCCATACAACAGGAATATCCGTTGAATGTAAATAACTGAAAAGCACTTCAATATTAAGATAATAGCCATGAATATTATGCAGATGAACAATATCTGGCTTTATCTTCTTTATTTGCTCAATAAGTCTCTTTGTGGCCTTTTCTGATCCCAGCCCATGCCTGTCAAAAAAGCGTGTCTGTAAAATATGGCAATTCACATCAAAATCTGTCCCAATCCTTATCAGGTCAGAGTTGCAGAAACTACCGTTCCGTCCATATGCAATATAACTCTTCCATCCTTGCCGGATGGCCATCTGACCAATTTCTGAGGCAATTCTTCCAGTAGAGCCCCAATTGGCCGTCACATTTATCTGAAATAAATTCGGCATAGATTACAATTATTACAACAATATTTTTTTTAGCAATTCTATCTGCACATAAGGGTTATACCTATTGTCAATCACCTCATAACAATTATTCCTTATCACATCTCTTTGCGGAGCATTGGCAAACCATCGTAAAACAGCACTGGCCAGCGAGGGAATATTGCTGTATTCAAAAAATGTACCCGTTACTCCTTCAAAAATCACTTCAAATTCGGGACCTTGATAAGGAAAATTATCATGTGTTATCACAGGGGTTCCATAAGTCATGGAATGAATAGCCGTAAGTCCCACATTACCTGGCGACACACACAGATCGGCATTATAGATCAATTCAGCCAGTTCCGTTTCCTTATAACAGGCTCCATAAAACCAAATGCAATCTTCCAGTCCCAGCTTCTTCGTCAATTCTTCAAGATATT
This genomic interval carries:
- the wecB gene encoding UDP-N-acetylglucosamine 2-epimerase (non-hydrolyzing), with amino-acid sequence MKRLKVLTVVGTRPEIIRLSCVLQKLDASEAIEHILVHTGQNYDYELNEVFFKDLELRKPDYFLNAAGKNAAETAGNILITIDPVLEIVKPDAFLVLGDTNSCLCAIAAKKRHIPVFHMEAGNRCFDERVPEETNRKIVDHISDINMTYSSISREYLLKEGLSADRIIKTGSPMFEVLNRYLPKIKESDILERLELQKRRFFVVSAHREENIESEKNFLNLVKMLNCVAVNYNLPVIVSCHPRTRKMIEEKRIKFHEMVRLMKPMGLTDYNCLQMNAKAVLSDSGTISEESSILNFRALNIREAHERPEAMEEASVMMVGLNPERVMQGLAELQNQDPEQRNLRMVEDYSMPNVSDKVVRIIISYTDYVKRVVWSEWQNF
- a CDS encoding NAD-dependent epimerase/dehydratase family protein, yielding MIKVGITGQSGFVGTHLHNVMGLMKDEFERVPFEDAFFKDDKKLRVFVRNCDVIVHLAAMNRHIDDGVIYETNMQLVKQLISAMEAEEVAPHVLFSSSTQEELDKGYGKSKREGRILFEKWAERSKGGFSGLVVPNVYGPFGKPDYNSFIGTFCYKLTHGEEPEIIEDNSVRLIYIWKLCSYIVKKIRLVKGVLQGVIEKDFVPFDLERKVSDILSQLKSFKDMYFDQGIIPELNDINDVNLFNTYRSYIDYENHFPVKLQKYADNRGIFVETLRLGVGGQVSFSTTVPEAIRGNHFHTRKVERFTVIKGKARIQLRRIGTDKVIDFYLDGKEPGYVDIPVWYTHNITNIGEEDLYTQFWINEWFNPKDGDTYFETV
- a CDS encoding polysaccharide biosynthesis protein, with amino-acid sequence MSLFSDKVLLITGGTGSFGNAVLKRLLDSDVREIRIFSRDEKKQDDMRHRLQNQKVKFYIGDVRDKSSVDSVMKGVDYIFSAAALKQVPSCEFFPMQAVHTNVIGTDNVLESAVEHGVKNVVVLSTDKACYPINAMGISKAMMEKVAVAKARSLGEKSVTTICCTRYGNVMASRGSVIPLFVDQVKKGLDLTVTDPNMTRFMMTLDDAVNLVFFAFEHGRNGDLFIQKAPAATIGTLAKAIIELYGAKSEIRVIGTRHGEKLYESLVTREEMAKAENMDEYFRIPCDGRDLNYDKYFIEGKDIEKSVMDYHSHNTIRLSVESMKELLLKLDFIRKDLQLD
- a CDS encoding glycosyltransferase encodes the protein MPNLFQINVTANWGSTGRIASEIGQMAIRQGWKSYIAYGRNGSFCNSDLIRIGTDFDVNCHILQTRFFDRHGLGSEKATKRLIEQIKKIKPDIVHLHNIHGYYLNIEVLFSYLHSTDIPVVWTLHDCWPMTGHCTHFERAGCDKWIGLCFECPLTREYPASFYVDRSEKNYILKKKLFNSVANMTLVPVSEWLSGVVKGSYLSEYPVKVINNGIDTDVFSPGSGQQIRAELKIGDSFLILGMASVWGKRKGFDDFMILSQFLPKGCRLLMVGLNSEQIKQLPVNVTGLPRTEDVKRLAAIYSAADLFLNPTWEDTFPTTNLEALACGTPVLTYRTGGSADAVTPETGFVVEQGDIDGIIDAVNVVREKGKTFYSNVCRKRALTFFDKSDRYEEYLKLYNDLIKVNN